The following proteins come from a genomic window of Micromonospora echinofusca:
- the rfbB gene encoding dTDP-glucose 4,6-dehydratase, which yields MRILVTGGAGFIGSEYVRMLLGAPGGDAARVPAVAPTAVTVLDVLTYSGNLANLAPVAEDPRLRFVQRDICDPAVVDEVVPGHDVIVHFAAESHVDRSIDGAAPFVTTNVLGTQNLLDAALRHGTSRFVHVSTDEVYGSIAEGSWTEDWPLAPNSPYSASKAGSDLLALAYHRTHGMDVVVTRCSNNYGPYQFPEKVVPLFVTNLLDGGTVPLYGDGGNIRDWLHVHDHCRGIALVQEKGRAGEVYHIGGGTELTNLELTGRLIEACGASWDQVVPVADRKGHDRRYSLDISKVSSELGYAPSIDLERGLAQTVQWYRDNRAWWEPLKAGTKPLIAP from the coding sequence GTGAGGATCCTCGTCACCGGCGGTGCCGGCTTCATCGGGTCGGAGTACGTTCGGATGCTGCTGGGCGCGCCCGGCGGTGACGCCGCGAGGGTGCCGGCCGTCGCACCCACGGCGGTGACCGTGCTCGACGTGCTGACGTATTCGGGCAACCTCGCCAACCTCGCACCGGTGGCCGAGGATCCCCGGCTGCGGTTCGTGCAGCGGGACATCTGCGACCCCGCCGTGGTCGACGAGGTCGTTCCCGGCCACGACGTGATCGTGCACTTCGCCGCGGAATCCCATGTCGACCGGTCGATCGACGGCGCCGCCCCGTTCGTCACCACGAACGTGCTCGGCACCCAGAACCTGCTCGACGCCGCGCTGCGGCACGGCACCTCCCGGTTCGTGCACGTCTCCACCGACGAGGTGTACGGGTCCATCGCGGAGGGCTCCTGGACCGAGGACTGGCCGCTGGCGCCGAACTCGCCGTACTCGGCCTCCAAGGCCGGCTCCGATCTGCTGGCGCTGGCCTACCACCGCACCCACGGCATGGACGTCGTGGTCACCCGCTGCTCCAACAACTACGGGCCGTACCAGTTCCCCGAGAAGGTCGTCCCGCTGTTCGTCACCAACCTGCTCGACGGCGGCACCGTGCCGCTCTACGGCGACGGCGGCAACATCCGGGACTGGCTGCACGTGCACGACCACTGCCGGGGCATCGCACTGGTCCAGGAGAAGGGCCGCGCCGGCGAGGTCTACCACATCGGCGGCGGCACCGAACTCACCAACCTCGAACTCACCGGCCGGCTGATCGAGGCCTGCGGCGCCAGCTGGGACCAGGTCGTGCCCGTCGCCGACCGCAAGGGCCACGACCGCCGCTACTCCCTGGACATCAGCAAGGTCAGCTCCGAGCTCGGGTACGCCCCGAGCATCGACCTGGAGCGCG